In a single window of the Serratia quinivorans genome:
- the bcsZ gene encoding Endoglucanase precursor has protein sequence MPTALKRLTFGMLLLCSFSAVATCEWPAWQQYKQFYISEQGRVIDPSSPNRITTSEGQSYGLFFALVANDRPAFDQLLTWTENNLAAGDLSAHLPAWLWGEDDKKQWTVLDSNSASDSDLWIAYNLLEAGRLWKSRRYQTLGTLLLQRIAREEVADIPGLGLMLLPGKVGFVAEDRWRLNPSYLPPQLLARFAALNGPWRAMQQTNQRLWLETAPHGFLPDWVVWQVGKGWQPDTVKPNIGSYDAIRAYLWAGMLADDDQHKAVLLKQLQPMAQLTVQQGVPPEKTDTASGKTTGNGPVGFSASMLPMLANQPEALQVQRQRIKQNPPGDDAYFSASLALFGQGWDQQRYRFNRQGELQPSWGGQCVTSE, from the coding sequence ATGCCTACGGCATTGAAGCGTCTGACATTCGGCATGTTGCTACTGTGCTCATTCAGCGCGGTAGCCACCTGCGAGTGGCCGGCCTGGCAACAGTACAAACAGTTTTATATCAGCGAGCAGGGGCGGGTGATCGACCCGAGTAGCCCGAATCGAATCACCACCTCGGAAGGCCAGAGTTATGGCCTGTTCTTCGCGCTGGTGGCCAACGATCGACCTGCTTTCGACCAACTGCTGACGTGGACGGAAAATAATCTGGCGGCGGGCGATCTCAGCGCCCATTTGCCGGCCTGGCTATGGGGTGAGGACGATAAAAAGCAGTGGACGGTGCTGGACAGCAATTCGGCCTCCGATTCCGATCTGTGGATTGCCTATAACCTGCTGGAGGCGGGTCGCCTGTGGAAAAGCCGTCGCTATCAAACTCTCGGTACCCTGCTGTTACAGCGTATTGCCCGTGAAGAAGTGGCTGATATTCCCGGTCTGGGGCTGATGTTGTTACCGGGTAAGGTGGGGTTTGTGGCGGAAGATCGCTGGCGGCTCAACCCAAGCTACCTGCCGCCGCAACTGTTGGCGCGTTTTGCCGCGTTGAACGGCCCATGGCGTGCGATGCAGCAAACCAATCAACGGCTATGGCTGGAGACGGCCCCCCACGGCTTCTTGCCGGACTGGGTAGTGTGGCAGGTGGGCAAAGGCTGGCAACCGGACACCGTCAAGCCGAACATCGGCAGCTACGACGCCATCCGGGCCTATTTGTGGGCCGGTATGCTGGCGGACGACGATCAACACAAGGCGGTGCTGCTCAAGCAGTTGCAACCTATGGCACAGCTCACCGTTCAACAGGGCGTGCCGCCGGAGAAAACCGACACCGCCAGCGGCAAAACCACGGGTAACGGCCCGGTAGGTTTTTCTGCCTCGATGTTGCCGATGCTGGCCAATCAACCCGAGGCGTTACAGGTACAACGCCAGCGTATTAAGCAAAACCCGCCGGGCGACGACGCCTATTTCAGCGCCTCGCTGGCGCTGTTTGGCCAGGGATGGGATCAACAACGTTATCGTTTTAATCGGCAGGGTGAACTTCAACCCTCCTGGGGCGGCCAATGCGTAACTTCCGAATAA
- the bcsB gene encoding Cellulose synthase regulatory subunit: MTRKITWFTALALGISTLSQAETATAPTVAAQPPLAVPADAAVTTPMGSVAPQDPNAPVRDVQLPFAKIAPPPGTFTLRGTRPDGQVEFGVRSDEVVSQAMLDLEFTPSPSLIPVESHVKVYLNDELMGVTTLAKEQLGKPNRIQMAIDPRYITDFNRVRLVFVGHYQNICENPASTTLWLEVSKSSSLNLRYQTLPVKNELSHFPEPFFDSRDNRPLTLPMVFAGQPDITQQRAAGILASWFGSKAQWRGQSFPTLYNKLPEQHAIVFATNKQRPDFLRDYPPVNGPTVEMISHPDNPYIKLLLVQGRDDNDLITAVKGIAQGNILFRGQNVTVDKVEQLAPRRPYDAPNWVRTDRPMTFAELQQYAEQLQTSGIEPGPISLTMNLPPDLFLIRSTGIDMHLKYRYTAPRIQDGSRLSVSLNNQFVQAYSLVPEHEQGAQLLRLPLTQGLIDSDKSVNIPALRLGATNQLRFDFDYTTLLASGAEGRCETYSFTANHAVIDGSSTIDFSGYRHFMAMPDLRAFANAGFPFSRLADLSQTLVLVNKQPQPSQVSALLNAMGVIGAQTGYPALEVTVSDDWSQAKERDADILMIGTIPPELRDDKKINLLVDATQSWVKQPTRQLPLPTMDVLAEDTKADSKTTISSEGAMSAIVGVQSPFNDQRSIVALLADSPRGYDLLNNALLDSGKRAAVFGSVAVIRESGVNSLRVGDVYYVGHLPWWERIWHALSTHPVLLAVIAVVVVVILALLLWRGLKAFSRRRLSPEDRD; encoded by the coding sequence ATGACGAGAAAAATAACCTGGTTTACCGCCCTGGCCTTAGGCATCAGCACCCTGTCTCAGGCTGAAACTGCCACCGCGCCGACCGTTGCCGCACAACCGCCGCTGGCGGTGCCAGCCGACGCAGCGGTTACGACACCCATGGGATCGGTCGCGCCGCAGGATCCGAATGCGCCGGTGCGTGACGTGCAATTGCCGTTTGCCAAGATTGCGCCGCCGCCGGGCACCTTTACCCTGCGTGGCACCCGGCCGGATGGCCAGGTCGAATTCGGTGTGCGCAGCGATGAAGTGGTGTCGCAGGCGATGCTCGACCTGGAATTCACCCCGTCACCTTCGCTGATCCCGGTGGAGTCGCACGTCAAGGTGTACCTCAATGACGAACTGATGGGCGTGACCACTCTCGCCAAAGAGCAGCTCGGCAAACCCAATCGTATCCAGATGGCCATCGATCCGCGCTATATCACCGATTTTAACCGTGTGCGGTTGGTGTTCGTTGGTCATTACCAGAACATTTGTGAAAACCCGGCCAGCACCACGCTGTGGCTCGAAGTCAGCAAATCCAGTTCGTTGAATCTACGCTACCAAACCCTGCCGGTGAAAAACGAGCTTTCGCATTTCCCGGAGCCGTTCTTCGACAGTCGCGACAACCGGCCGCTGACCTTGCCAATGGTGTTTGCCGGCCAGCCGGATATCACCCAGCAGCGGGCTGCGGGCATTCTGGCCTCGTGGTTCGGCAGCAAAGCGCAGTGGCGCGGCCAGTCGTTCCCGACGCTGTATAACAAGCTGCCGGAGCAGCATGCCATTGTCTTCGCCACCAATAAGCAGCGCCCGGACTTCCTGCGCGATTATCCGCCGGTCAACGGCCCGACGGTGGAGATGATCAGCCATCCGGATAATCCGTACATCAAGCTGCTGCTGGTGCAGGGCCGTGACGACAACGATTTGATCACCGCCGTGAAAGGCATTGCGCAGGGTAACATCCTGTTCCGTGGCCAGAATGTTACGGTGGACAAGGTCGAACAACTGGCGCCGCGCCGGCCGTACGACGCGCCTAACTGGGTGCGTACCGACAGGCCAATGACCTTTGCCGAGCTGCAGCAGTATGCTGAACAACTGCAGACCAGCGGCATTGAGCCTGGCCCGATCTCGCTGACCATGAATCTGCCGCCGGACCTGTTCCTGATCCGCAGTACCGGCATTGATATGCATCTGAAATATCGCTACACCGCGCCGCGCATTCAGGACGGCTCGCGCCTGAGCGTCAGCCTGAACAACCAGTTTGTGCAGGCCTATTCGCTGGTGCCGGAGCACGAACAGGGCGCTCAACTGTTACGTTTGCCACTGACCCAGGGGCTGATCGACTCGGACAAGAGCGTCAATATCCCGGCGCTGCGGCTGGGGGCCACTAACCAGCTGCGTTTCGACTTTGACTACACCACCCTGCTCGCCAGCGGTGCCGAAGGACGCTGTGAAACCTACTCCTTCACCGCCAACCATGCGGTGATCGACGGTTCATCGACCATTGATTTCTCCGGTTACCGCCACTTTATGGCGATGCCGGATCTGCGTGCCTTTGCCAATGCCGGTTTCCCTTTCAGCCGTTTGGCCGATCTTTCGCAGACCCTGGTGCTGGTGAACAAGCAGCCACAGCCATCGCAGGTCAGCGCATTGCTGAACGCGATGGGCGTTATCGGCGCTCAGACCGGTTATCCGGCGCTGGAGGTGACGGTGAGTGACGACTGGTCGCAGGCCAAGGAACGCGATGCCGATATTCTGATGATCGGCACTATTCCGCCGGAACTGCGGGACGACAAAAAAATCAACCTGCTGGTGGATGCCACCCAGAGCTGGGTGAAGCAGCCGACGCGGCAGTTGCCGCTGCCGACCATGGACGTGCTGGCGGAGGATACCAAGGCGGACAGCAAAACCACCATCAGTTCAGAAGGGGCCATGTCGGCGATTGTCGGCGTGCAGTCACCGTTTAACGATCAGCGCAGCATTGTGGCATTGCTGGCCGACAGCCCGCGTGGCTACGACCTGCTCAACAATGCACTGCTGGACAGTGGCAAGCGTGCGGCGGTGTTTGGTTCGGTGGCCGTGATCCGGGAATCCGGGGTGAACAGCCTGCGCGTGGGCGACGTTTATTATGTCGGTCACCTGCCGTGGTGGGAGCGTATCTGGCATGCGCTGTCGACTCACCCGGTGTTGCTGGCAGTGATTGCGGTCGTGGTGGTGGTGATCCTGGCGCTGTTGTTGTGGCGTGGTTTGAAAGCCTTCAGCCGTCGTCGCCTGTCGCCTGAAGATCGGGATTAA
- the bcsA gene encoding Cellulose synthase catalytic subunit [UDP-forming], which yields MSRVMSLLLVPPVQQAVQTRYRAYRRHGSSAFTAFFTTLLVALGWIFLRFESPGWQRLRAGRGYWFPHLSSSRPRPADVLRYLVQGLWLLVFRTDREPMDHQRFAGWQRLQLRYANWLKTIPQRLENAGLEQRSVARLSRMNQRVRRVLFIIVGVLAAILAILCISQPFDLPAQFVFVLLLWGIAMVVRRVPGRLPALMLIVLSLTVSCRYLWWRYTATLNWDDPLSLTCGLLLLVAETYAWVVLVLGYFQTVWPLNRQPVPMPADSATWPTIDLLVPTYNEDLGVVKPTIYAALGIDWPKEKVTIYILDDGNRPEFKAFAEEVGVKYIARPTHEHAKAGNINNALKQATGEFVAIFDCDHVPTRSFLQLTMGWFFKDKKLAMLQTPHHFFSPDPFERNLGRFRQTPNEGTLFYGLVQDGNDMWDATFFCGSCAILRRSALDEIGGIAVETVTEDAHTSLRLHRRGHTSAYIRIPQAAGLATESLSAHIGQRIRWARGMVQIFRLDNPLFGKGLKLAQRLCYANAMLHFLSGIPRLIFLTAPLAFLLLHAYIIFAPALAIALYVLPHMIHASLTNSRIQGKYRHSFWSEIYETVLAWYIARPTTVALFNPHKGKFNVTAKGGLVEEEHVDWVITRPYMFLVILNLAGLFFGVWRLGYGPADEVMTVIISLVWVLYNMTILGGAVAVAVEAKQVRQAHRVEIAMPAAIARADGHLFPCTLRDYSDGGVGIEMRVADALKDGDKASLLLKRGQQEYSFPCVVTRAFGSKVGIRMVGLSTREHIDFIQCTFARADTWALWQDGFPEDKPIESLRDVLALGFRGYIRMADYAPPMVRRLLVGTTTLIGWIVSFIPHGVGRAPAFSQKETVV from the coding sequence ATGAGCCGGGTGATGAGCCTGCTGCTGGTGCCGCCGGTCCAACAGGCGGTGCAGACGCGTTATCGCGCCTATCGTCGCCATGGCTCATCGGCCTTTACCGCCTTTTTCACTACGCTGCTGGTGGCGTTGGGCTGGATTTTTCTGCGCTTTGAATCGCCGGGCTGGCAACGGCTGCGGGCGGGTCGTGGCTATTGGTTCCCGCATCTGTCGTCTAGCCGCCCGCGGCCGGCGGATGTGCTGCGTTATCTGGTGCAGGGATTGTGGCTGTTGGTGTTCCGTACCGATCGCGAGCCGATGGACCATCAGCGTTTCGCCGGTTGGCAGCGCCTGCAATTGCGCTACGCCAACTGGCTGAAAACTATCCCGCAACGGCTGGAAAATGCCGGGCTGGAGCAGCGCTCGGTAGCACGGCTGAGCCGGATGAACCAGCGAGTGCGCCGCGTGCTGTTTATTATTGTCGGCGTATTGGCGGCGATCCTGGCGATCCTGTGTATTTCGCAGCCGTTCGACCTGCCTGCGCAGTTTGTGTTTGTGCTGTTGCTGTGGGGCATCGCCATGGTAGTGCGCCGGGTACCGGGCCGCCTGCCGGCGCTGATGCTGATCGTGCTGTCGCTGACCGTGTCCTGTCGTTACCTGTGGTGGCGCTATACCGCCACGCTGAACTGGGACGATCCGCTCAGTCTGACCTGTGGTCTGCTGTTACTGGTGGCGGAAACCTATGCCTGGGTGGTGCTGGTGCTGGGCTATTTCCAGACCGTCTGGCCGCTTAACCGTCAGCCGGTACCGATGCCTGCCGACAGCGCGACCTGGCCGACCATCGATCTGCTGGTGCCAACCTATAACGAAGACTTGGGGGTAGTGAAGCCCACTATCTACGCCGCGCTGGGCATCGACTGGCCAAAAGAGAAGGTCACCATTTACATTCTCGACGACGGCAACCGGCCTGAATTCAAGGCCTTCGCCGAAGAGGTGGGGGTGAAATATATTGCCAGGCCAACCCATGAACACGCCAAGGCCGGTAACATCAATAACGCACTGAAACAGGCGACCGGTGAGTTTGTGGCGATTTTCGACTGTGACCACGTGCCGACGCGCTCTTTCCTGCAACTGACCATGGGCTGGTTCTTCAAAGACAAAAAACTGGCGATGCTGCAGACCCCGCATCACTTCTTCTCGCCGGATCCGTTTGAACGCAACCTCGGGCGTTTCCGCCAGACACCGAACGAAGGCACGCTGTTTTATGGCCTGGTACAGGACGGCAACGACATGTGGGACGCGACCTTCTTCTGCGGCTCCTGCGCTATCCTGCGGCGCAGTGCGCTGGATGAAATCGGCGGTATTGCGGTGGAAACCGTTACCGAAGACGCCCATACCTCGCTGCGTTTGCACCGGCGCGGGCACACCTCTGCCTATATCCGTATCCCGCAGGCGGCGGGGCTGGCGACCGAAAGCCTGTCGGCGCACATTGGCCAGCGTATTCGCTGGGCGCGGGGCATGGTGCAGATCTTCCGGCTGGATAACCCGTTGTTCGGCAAGGGGCTGAAACTGGCGCAGCGGTTGTGTTACGCCAACGCCATGCTGCACTTCCTTTCCGGTATTCCGCGGCTGATCTTCCTCACCGCGCCTTTGGCCTTCCTGCTGCTGCACGCCTATATCATCTTTGCTCCGGCGCTGGCGATCGCGCTGTACGTGCTGCCGCATATGATCCACGCCAGCCTGACCAACTCGCGTATTCAGGGCAAATACCGCCACTCTTTCTGGAGCGAGATTTACGAGACGGTGCTGGCCTGGTACATCGCCCGGCCGACCACGGTGGCGCTGTTCAATCCGCACAAGGGCAAATTCAACGTGACCGCCAAAGGCGGGCTGGTGGAGGAGGAGCATGTCGACTGGGTGATTACCCGGCCCTATATGTTCCTGGTGATTTTGAATCTGGCCGGGCTGTTCTTCGGCGTCTGGCGTCTGGGCTACGGCCCGGCGGATGAAGTGATGACGGTGATCATCAGTCTGGTGTGGGTCTTGTACAACATGACCATCCTCGGCGGCGCGGTGGCGGTGGCGGTAGAGGCCAAGCAAGTTCGCCAGGCGCACCGGGTGGAGATTGCCATGCCGGCCGCCATTGCTCGCGCCGACGGTCACCTGTTCCCCTGCACGCTGCGCGATTACTCCGACGGCGGGGTGGGGATTGAGATGCGCGTGGCGGACGCGTTGAAAGACGGTGACAAGGCGTCGTTGTTACTCAAACGCGGTCAGCAGGAATACAGCTTCCCGTGCGTGGTCACGCGCGCCTTCGGCAGCAAGGTGGGCATCCGCATGGTAGGCCTTAGCACCCGTGAACATATTGATTTTATTCAGTGCACCTTTGCCCGCGCCGATACCTGGGCGTTGTGGCAGGACGGGTTCCCTGAAGATAAACCGATCGAAAGCCTGCGCGACGTTCTGGCGCTGGGCTTCCGGGGTTATATACGTATGGCGGATTACGCACCGCCGATGGTGCGCCGCCTGCTGGTTGGAACCACGACGCTGATTGGCTGGATAGTGTCATTTATCCCGCACGGCGTCGGCAGGGCTCCGGCCTTCAGCCAAAAAGAGACAGTGGTATAG
- a CDS encoding cell division protein, whose amino-acid sequence MPVIALQGLRGGMGATSVTAALAWALQQLGESVLAVDFAPDNLLRLHFNTPFELPRGWARAEQDGGEWQQGAMRYCENLDFLPFGQLTAAERLNLQQYCRQHPTRWQENLAQLSASAQYNWILLDLPADNPLLAAQALPLADCVFMLIAPDANCQVRLHQQALPEGCRFLINHYFAASQLQQDLHQLWLQTLGGLLPVVIHRDEAMAEALAVKQPLGEYRPESLAADEVLTLANWCLINLKDTAP is encoded by the coding sequence ATGCCAGTGATTGCGCTGCAGGGTTTGCGAGGCGGGATGGGCGCAACGTCGGTCACCGCGGCGCTTGCGTGGGCATTACAGCAATTGGGCGAGTCGGTGCTGGCCGTCGATTTCGCGCCGGATAACCTGCTGCGTCTGCATTTTAATACGCCGTTTGAGCTGCCACGCGGCTGGGCCAGGGCGGAGCAGGACGGCGGAGAATGGCAGCAGGGCGCGATGCGCTACTGCGAAAACCTCGACTTTCTGCCCTTTGGTCAGCTCACCGCGGCAGAACGGTTAAATTTACAACAATATTGCCGGCAACATCCCACCCGCTGGCAGGAGAATCTGGCGCAGCTAAGCGCCAGTGCGCAGTACAACTGGATCCTGCTGGATTTGCCGGCGGATAACCCCCTGTTGGCCGCGCAGGCACTGCCGTTGGCTGACTGCGTATTTATGCTGATCGCCCCGGACGCTAACTGCCAGGTGCGGTTGCATCAACAGGCGTTACCGGAAGGCTGCCGTTTCCTGATTAACCACTATTTCGCTGCCAGTCAGCTCCAGCAGGATTTGCATCAGCTATGGCTGCAAACCCTGGGCGGACTGTTACCGGTGGTTATCCACCGTGATGAGGCGATGGCCGAGGCGCTGGCGGTAAAGCAGCCGCTGGGCGAGTATCGACCGGAAAGCCTGGCCGCAGATGAAGTGCTGACGCTGGCCAACTGGTGTCTGATCAACCTGAAGGATACGGCGCCATGA
- a CDS encoding Protein of uncharacterised function (DUF2629) codes for MNNQLTRFHAVVPPETQDDLLALSHAFSLPKLSYIDISRQERLTQMMTRWPLLAELVQNTGSH; via the coding sequence ATGAATAATCAATTAACGCGCTTTCATGCAGTAGTACCGCCAGAAACACAGGATGATCTGCTGGCCCTCAGTCATGCATTTTCCTTACCCAAATTAAGTTATATCGATATTTCGCGTCAGGAGCGTTTAACGCAGATGATGACTCGCTGGCCGCTGCTGGCCGAACTGGTGCAGAACACGGGGAGCCACTAA
- a CDS encoding cellulose biosynthesis protein BcsE, with protein MAQSFSLGIRQVWEELSVMQAPGLYWVNIDRQTDANLLCQQTIAAQAATSQVALICSGDKPDRLLAELASPALKKIPLYQLPEKKAALTHFSDDLMRALKPQNRLLILLAHASLWQTFTSEELRDWTRTTGTWLRRQGCTLLILSHGGGVNKLKGQLSAQHRILNGLSSLQWQQDSAQYLVNWWSTENGINANQLLTLYAGENGWQGDDDNNKPSPTSIRSDEGLYLAQQSILEGAPPLSANWQLLESNALLAQHGMLTLSATLIFALYQSDEIDALAHQIHSLRRQRGNGLKIVVREMSASLRYSDERLLLACGANLIVPHVAPLSRFLTMLEGIQGQRFSRHVPADIDALLAGLRPLQLKGYMRPDDFSQAVISLMGNTLLPEDGKGVMVALRPAPGLRAEQAMTLCFLRRFGDVMTVVQGRLVLFLSTCRINDLDTALKFIFRLPVDEAFSNRVVWHQDVDIISEIKRLAHNAPVPLGAATAAVAPRQTAAEAASPQERRQPVAFTLTTTAQENKHVES; from the coding sequence ATGGCGCAATCTTTCTCATTAGGTATTCGGCAGGTTTGGGAAGAACTGTCTGTCATGCAGGCCCCGGGTCTGTATTGGGTGAATATCGACCGTCAAACCGATGCTAACCTGCTTTGCCAACAAACCATAGCCGCCCAGGCCGCAACCAGCCAGGTGGCATTGATTTGCAGTGGGGATAAACCTGACCGACTGCTGGCCGAACTTGCCTCACCGGCGCTGAAAAAAATTCCGCTGTACCAGCTGCCGGAAAAAAAAGCCGCGCTGACGCATTTCAGCGACGACCTGATGCGCGCCTTAAAACCCCAAAACCGCTTATTAATCCTGTTGGCCCATGCCAGTTTGTGGCAAACCTTCACCAGTGAAGAACTGCGCGACTGGACCCGCACCACCGGCACCTGGCTACGCCGACAAGGCTGTACGCTGCTGATCCTCAGCCACGGCGGCGGCGTCAACAAGCTCAAGGGGCAACTCAGCGCCCAGCACCGGATCCTTAACGGCCTGTCCAGCCTGCAGTGGCAACAGGACAGCGCACAGTATTTGGTTAACTGGTGGAGTACCGAAAACGGCATCAATGCCAACCAACTGCTGACGCTGTATGCCGGTGAAAACGGCTGGCAGGGTGACGATGACAACAACAAACCCTCGCCGACCTCCATTCGCAGCGATGAAGGACTTTATCTGGCCCAACAGAGCATTCTGGAAGGTGCGCCGCCGCTGTCGGCCAACTGGCAACTGCTGGAAAGTAATGCGCTACTGGCGCAGCACGGCATGCTGACACTCTCGGCAACGTTGATTTTTGCGCTGTACCAAAGCGATGAAATCGATGCACTGGCACACCAAATCCACAGCCTGCGCCGCCAACGCGGCAACGGGCTGAAAATCGTGGTGCGCGAGATGAGCGCCAGCCTGCGTTACAGCGACGAACGCCTGCTGCTGGCCTGCGGCGCCAACCTGATTGTGCCGCACGTGGCACCGCTGTCGCGCTTTCTGACCATGCTTGAAGGCATTCAGGGGCAGCGCTTCTCACGCCACGTTCCGGCAGATATCGACGCCCTGCTGGCCGGGTTGCGGCCGTTGCAGTTGAAGGGCTACATGCGGCCGGATGATTTTAGCCAGGCGGTCATTTCGCTGATGGGCAACACGCTGTTGCCGGAGGACGGTAAAGGCGTGATGGTCGCACTGCGCCCGGCGCCGGGGCTGCGTGCCGAACAGGCGATGACCCTGTGTTTTTTGCGCCGCTTCGGCGACGTGATGACCGTGGTGCAAGGCCGGCTGGTGCTGTTCCTCTCCACCTGCCGAATTAACGATTTGGATACCGCCCTGAAATTTATCTTCCGCCTGCCGGTAGACGAAGCCTTCAGCAACCGGGTGGTCTGGCATCAGGACGTAGATATTATTTCAGAAATCAAACGGCTGGCGCACAACGCCCCGGTTCCGTTGGGCGCGGCGACCGCCGCGGTGGCACCACGTCAAACCGCCGCCGAGGCAGCAAGCCCGCAGGAACGCCGTCAACCGGTGGCCTTCACGCTAACCACCACGGCACAGGAGAACAAGCATGTTGAATCTTAG